The following proteins are encoded in a genomic region of Deltaproteobacteria bacterium PRO3:
- a CDS encoding peroxiredoxin has product MFFLSLPEKRGCQKKPLRLYTRQIFHSDERWTMPAVGDKAPDFNLLDQNQERLELKKLLAKGKVLLVFYPGDDTPVCTAQLCDYRDHYAGFEKLGVQIYGISISHPDEHSNKKFAEKYHFPFPLLNDYDGRVTKAYKVMSIMGMPKRALFLLNQDGTILYKHVESLPIFRRTSDELFKALQEVIAKAPQVQASAAAGH; this is encoded by the coding sequence ATGTTTTTCTTATCGCTCCCGGAGAAAAGAGGTTGTCAAAAAAAACCGCTCCGATTATATACCCGTCAAATTTTTCATTCCGACGAGAGGTGGACCATGCCCGCAGTAGGTGACAAAGCGCCCGACTTCAACTTGCTGGACCAAAACCAAGAGCGCCTCGAGCTGAAAAAGCTGCTCGCGAAGGGCAAGGTCTTGCTGGTGTTTTATCCCGGCGACGACACCCCGGTCTGCACGGCCCAGCTCTGCGACTACCGCGACCACTACGCCGGCTTCGAGAAGCTGGGCGTCCAGATCTACGGGATCAGCATCTCCCACCCCGACGAGCACTCCAACAAGAAGTTCGCCGAGAAGTATCATTTTCCCTTCCCTCTGCTCAACGACTACGACGGCCGCGTGACCAAGGCCTACAAGGTGATGAGCATCATGGGCATGCCGAAGCGGGCCCTCTTCCTGCTCAACCAGGACGGGACCATCCTCTACAAGCACGTCGAAAGCCTGCCGATCTTCCGCCGCACCAGCGACGAGCTGTTCAAGGCGTTGCAGGAAGTGATCGCGAAGGCGCCGCAGGTGCAGGCAAGCGCCGCTGCGGGGCACTAG